A section of the Drosophila suzukii unplaced genomic scaffold, CBGP_Dsuzu_IsoJpt1.0 scf_11, whole genome shotgun sequence genome encodes:
- the LOC139354630 gene encoding kelch-like protein diablo: MSQTEKCCFNHVERYDPKENKWSKVAPMTTRRLGVAVAVLGGYLYAIGGSDGQRPLNTVERYDPRHNKWVAVSPMSTRSKHLGCAVFNNYIYAVGGRYDSMELSSAERYNPLTNTWSPIVAMTSRRSGVGLAVVNGQLYAVGGFDGSAYLKTIEVYDPETNQWRLCGCMNYSRLGGGVGVMRAPQTENYM, translated from the coding sequence TGCTTCAATCATGTGGAGCGGTACGACCCCAAGGAGAACAAATGGTCAAAGGTGGCCCCGATGACCACACGACGGCTGGGTGTGGCGGTAGCTGTCCTTGGAGGATACCTATATGCAATTGGTGGCTCCGATGGACAACGTCCGTTGAACACTGTTGAGCGATACGATCCCAGACACAACAAATGGGTGGCCGTCAGTCCAATGTCCACGCGAAGCAAGCACCTGGGCTGCGCTGTCTTCAACAACTACATTTACGCCGTCGGCGGACGGTACGATAGCATGGAGCTCTCGTCCGCCGAGCGCTACAATCCACTGACCAACACCTGGAGCCCCATCGTGGCCATGACCTCTCGTCGCAGTGGGGTTGGCCTGGCCGTCGTGAATGGACAGCTGTATGCGGTGGGCGGTTTTGATGGGTCCGCCTATTTGAAAACCATCGAGGTCTACGACCCAGAGACGAACCAATGGCGTTTGTGCGGCTGCATGAACTACAGCCGACTGGGCGGCGGCGTGGGCGTTATGCGGGCCCCCCAGACTGAGAACTATATGTGA